In Phycodurus eques isolate BA_2022a chromosome 10, UOR_Pequ_1.1, whole genome shotgun sequence, a genomic segment contains:
- the bsnb gene encoding protein bassoon isoform X2 yields MGNEASMEGEGQAGQGGLCAVPAAAASASISAPPDSGQLIKPSNGAPAGGGGTGPGPGINRPPAADQGPKAGIHSSHGTGDRLASHDTPQSAPSYGEQGRGHVSRKNLHVDVGSSRTGRSPSVSPDRGSVPTSPYSVPQIAPMPSSKLCPVCKTADLTGTGDDMPSFNTCTLCRSMVCNQCGFNPNPHLTEVQEWLCLNCQMQRALGMDMTTPRSKSQQQINSPSHAAKPEPKPDASSQPAPQTQTTPQTRPGQTLPASGPSKQTGAAGPGQQPTKLPPGAVPLPGMAKAPSQPDLSRNSPAHQPHHPRQDQTRSAGSSPSRQPPPPEQTFGKLFGFGASLLNQASTLISETTQPQQPPPKQAPKPAGPHGPGPGAPKHSGPPSSQQGSRAPPQQQPALTNSSKPKACCPLCKMVLNIGNTTEQPNYNTCTQCHSKVCNMCGFNPTPHLVEKKEWLCLNCQTQRALSGSLGDIPGPATHSVASITPAAGSNQQPTQQKEGDQRSGPRPTGPQQQQKPLGPQVSGPASPMKQAEHSSQTTGLRQASPPTKGSTQSVPPGKGSSQSGFQTKGATQPSVQSKGQSQNKGPAQSKGPTQSGNQTKGQSQAKGQTPTKGSAQVKGPLSSAKVASTPKSAPNYSKISPTSTKTAPTQSKPTGTSQVRKQTPSQEKAKVSPKALKEDVKASPKKALSETVTSPKDSKIAEETQKSRHREDYIKSSTQSLSDTGYSSDGISSYQGEIIGQIHEDVVKLNERGVPISSEITKLETSMKPLLESDQKHRPHSLSVGQGRDVSLDDDAARDESDDELSCKLRHDYVEDSSESGLSPLPVRQKKSHKDLTDEEFMRRQIMEMSADEDELEEYEDQKAKKGHKTSGDLNKERRRIPHHSSSFEDAAKESEGVYKAEEDEDVVMAGGLRRFKTIELNNTNSYNRDMELSAEHDLREPELEMESLTGSPEERSKGEYSSTLPATTPSYTSGTSPTSVSSMEDDSDSSPSRRAKLEEAKQQRKARHRSHGPLLPTIEDSSEEDELREEEELLREQEQMRDLEQQRIRSTARKTKRDKEELRAQRRRERSKTPPSNLSPIEDASPTEELRQAAEMEELHRSSCSEYSPSMDSEAEGFEIIAGKLYKSGNEYNLPTFTSLYSPTEKTPSMSSADKTLKSAEEVYEEMMKKAQLLQKQGKNVMQQKHSLTDNSNLETGSALTPGSSPTQISAPMSFSTTGNDPRIPGIHAAQHLSKETQNRMVSQSAKIEGVVGGVTTTKIQVSHTATTRAGSQRPAQTSPDPATSSLTYKVFSLFKGPSPQASPTTSPVQSPTHTPTVRPTGSGGRQLPTLPGGASSTVASHGAQRSISPRLVRQQSSQDSPVMVKTPGSGAPNPAKPVTVNSSTSPLSSPTQVSYKTLYSSQHPSACSPTSPEMQLPQQSPKHSSQMAQIASSTQSRGSLSMENISLCKISNIPGTSMVMEQSHTHPTNIVDLRAPIKSAPIIMTEQGMDLTSLASDSRRYSLGAEQPSLRHTAVQPLIMNLNAQEQPHVSVSTPTTVSVTVAGSMFLSQPKQPVVYGDPLQNRVDLGQGVGLAVCLSQSKTPVSDPSIPKIDACLENLGIQQQQLQLQQQKLLQQQQLLEQQLQQHQQHSSFARYNLANQIPPLVKKKDLVVSQATSSQPVVTARVAPLASQSVCNPPHEIYGGVALELQNKPTVMNLSTGKPHVMMVQLDESKTSQAEAVTQLLKKDDPPPTPQILDLTGQIKPENQVACCDVVYNLPFAGSCAGSFNQKPAAVSPEKKTTSETAKPPPPPHPQHYNISQQQQSQATQAVTEEHKPYQTPIVPSGRIQPSMSDTNLPAMTDVGHYQRTIKGGMAVDLSNTNQTYDSGYLGMGAQYGSYTDLRHQGDIVGPTLPIRRYGSMSNINSDYGYGSKELTGPQDSNLAQFSATTAREIGQMCAALNTIDQFATRYGNNPELIPYGVGRGAHLGRLNLHQSLASIRASLMYGPDGRALSNGQTLTSLINARQASIRALYPAALRGGDGMIYSTINTPIASTLPITTQPGPVLHPMPRGIYRPYPTGVTAVPLASLTRLPQVSPRMPMATQGTCSYPPNQYSASATTSGTSQHETPMYLGKPSTAAPIIPPTQASAKQNASGPCMQTSTVQRTDETQHTSQMMSISQGQGHPPTVKPAQVQMQPQQLPAQTEPLSLIQTHPQAQSISRPQPSVLTHGIITPSVTAPTSNVSPPIDPQKGKEDEKLSQQQEHMLQLERERVELEKLRQLRLHEELERDRMELQRHREKEQLIVQREIQELQTIKQQVLQQQQAERETQLIMQREQLAQQRMQLEQIQSLQQQLQLQLEEQKRQKTAAVETAAAVAAAEAAAASAAAAATSAQGAIQGVVVGGGPPQSFLICDQSGRVIQQDGQTVKFWQDGQVVQAVVAARPIHSSVSEMSLRTTDKRAESKIMKKQNSMPRLRDSTEDDSVKIADSCVQTDDEDGEDRFINRRRRTRRIADSSVQTDEEDQADWDQQPVRRRRSRISKHSESSAEIKSDGSSRAISASIAIQTSNDSSCQTESDQLGRVSPAIHITMAESSKVDLLHYIAAPERTHKGESLACQTEPESQSQGVVAPQLSVPTTISPYSTSLHIVGANTSDPNSPKLQGVAKFERRKPDPLEIGYQQQPNESPRQPPKSPQVLYSPVSPLSPHRMLETTFASQEKLNKAHVTPQLKAFTAESTQRHQSLPRPIKSVQRSMSDPKPLSPTSEDPAKSRFSPYHQQAVPNSQMASLQQQQQNAVMRKVKRTLPSPPPEETPLPIVTPAQMYSSPGMPQRVLPRPAQGVTKAGLLSELKAVEQESSKLRKQQAELEEEEKEIDAKLRYLELGITQRKETMVKERERRELAYLRCMGDARDYMSDSELNNLRMGTAAATFDANGLLTRPSTAPLSQFTNDLNTTSQYSSTSSYMSYPYTQNQPSTQQPGSSYHQIGFQPPQYPSSSAPQPGTFQPHPPPGPGYQNQGTYSSRMYSQPFYQTDLAMHQHSHQAFHPPSQPMPGQSLPYPSHSSYQPGLSYPTQADILTVHQRPRQTSLADLEQKLPTNYEVISNPAVSVATSAPDTTYGSAYSNAYGQYRPSEPGLTHSGESPTSAYVSDEHYTSNLEQNIPRNYVMIDDISELTKDNTTQPTDALGHPVGGRYRSENGPGHGSTYGRPEDEPVDAYGRPTGTMGYQSTADSRTSTTVGGGSCYYDDYKHTSRSNAGSHKVSPKNLAPAVVSSKRSKHRKQGMEQKISKFSPIEEARDAEADLASYTMTTSTGGSCTVVSRSKKQDEMAYGMKRNAYDQQKYYGTSREGLEEEDRVYGSGRSRSTGYGMDKISSRDASGHRSKSYERDAMERSQRSSRTGRPPIRNQNSEEESPISPVDKPVGIGRSSAVSNAHDVRNQYGSSHSLPDVQDHHKKDLPRSHVYKPDDPYLVDDMHCAVSDSEAYHLGQEETDWFEKPREARSERSRHQRGGSQSSTGRRTKHTYHDYDEPPEEYGHQDDNHQRHSSSASSRDQRYHGNSSGRHNSSRHASEDPRSSRSIRTHPKDTSGRSDGRGTSSAQRRGGPDSRSAQGSPRNSGDFSRDSAASHQHGTGGRSQRQPGERTRRQDPSAAGSKMQQQGHSGQQRSSGQSQSGRHPGSEALDGTQQAQQQQSVQQQQQQQQQPQQHNQPPPSSQPTTTAGTGPPQQQMPKPTHAHTQGRPPGGGSAAGQPATTAVKMDATPSATSTGMKPTMAVPTIPQTTKTTPPPLTGIGSKAAPVGIGSKAGGIGNAAAGQAPPAEGENVLTKILQGGAAEQAGKLGDALSGLGKKFTSFF; encoded by the exons GTGCAGGAGTGGCTATGCCTGAATTGTCAGATGCAGAGAGCATTGGGGATGGATATGACCACGCCACGTTCCAAGAGTCAACAACAGATAAACTCTCCTTCTCATGCTGCCAAACCAGAACCCAAACCTGATGCTTCTTCTCAGCCTGCCCCTCAGACACAGACAACCCCTCAGACTCGGCCAGGGCAGACACTTCCAGCATCTGGCCCTTCTAAACAGACTGGTGCAGCTGGCCCAGGTCAGCAACCAACAAAGTTGCCTCCAGGGGCAGTGCCTCTCCCTGGCATGGCCAAAGCCCCGTCCCAGCCCGATttgtcccgaaactcccctGCCCACCAACCTCACCACCCCCGCCAGGACCAGACGCGCAGCGCAGGCAGCTCTCCTTCACGACAGCCCCCACCTCCTGAGCAGACCTTTGGTAAATTATTTGGCTTTGGTGCCTCTCTCCTTAACCAAGCCAGTACACTTATATCTGAGACCACTCAACCCCAACAACCACCCCCAAAACAGGCCCCTAAACCAGCTGGACCTCATGGTCCAGGACCTGGGGCACCTAAACACTCAGGACCTCCATCTTCACAACAAGGGTCTCGAGCTCCACCTCAGCAGCAACCCGCTCTGACAAATTCCTCCAAACCCAAAGCTTGTTGTCCTCTTTGCAAGATGGTCCTCAACATAGGCAACACGACTGAACAACCCAACTATAACACTTGTACTCAGTGCCACTCCAAAGTGTGCAACATGTGCGGATTCAACCCCACTCCACACCTAGTCGAG aAAAAAGAATGGCTCTGCTTGAACTGCCAGACACAGAGGGCGCTGTCAGGAAGTTTGGGAGATATTCCGGGCCCAGCAACACATTCTGTGGCTTCCATTACACCAGCTGCAGGATCTAATCAGCAACCAACTCAGCAAAAAGAGGGTGATCAGCGGTCAGGGCCAAGGCCCACAGgtcctcagcagcaacagaaACCACTGGGTCCCCAAGTAAGTGGCCCTGCCTCTCCTATGAAACAGGCTGAGCATTCCTCTCAAACTACGGGGTTACGGCAAGCTTCCCCTCCAACCAAGGGTTCTACCCAGTCTGTTCCTCCAGGCAAGGGTTCCTCTCAATCAGGTTTTCAAACCAAGGGTGCCACACAACCCTCAGTCCAGAGTAAAGGACAGTCTCAAAATAAAGGCCCTGCTCAAAGTAAGGGTCCTACTCAGTCTGGTAACCAAACAAAAGGCCAGAGTCAGGCTAAAGGGCAGACTCCGACAAAGGGATCTGCTCAGGTTAAAGGTCCTTTGTCTAGTGCCAAAGTTGCGTCCACCCCTAAATCAGCACCCAATTATTCCAAGATCTCTCCTActtcaacaaaaacagcaccCACCCAGTCTAAACCCACAGGTACATCTCAGGTACGCAAACAGACGCCGAGCCAGGAGAAGGCAAAAGTCTCCCCTAAAGCTCTAAAGGAGGACGTCAAGGCCTCACCAAAGAAAGCCTTGTCAGAGACTGTCACTTCTCCAAAAGACTCGAAGATAGCAGAAGAAACGCAGAAGTCAAGACACCGAGAA GATTACATCAAATCAAGTACACAGAGTTTAAGTGACACTGGATACTCCTCAGATGGGATCTCTAGTTATCAAGGGGAGATTATTGGTCAGATTCATGAAGACGTGGTCAAGCTCAATGAGAGGGGTGTGCCCATTTCCTCTGAAATCACAAAGTTAGAGACATCAATGAAGCCTCTATTGGAGTCAGACCAGAAGCATAGGCCTCATTCACTGTCTGTTGGACAGGGACGGGACGTTAGTCTGGATGACGATGCAGCAAGAGATGAATCAGATGATGAGCTCAGCTGTAAGCTTCGTCATGATTATGTGGAAGACAGCAGTGAAAGTGGTCTTTCGCCATTACCAGTCAGACAAAAGAAGTCACATAAAGATTTAACAGATGAAGAGTTTATGAGGAGGCAAATTATGGAGATGAGTGCTGATGAAGATGAGTTGGAGGAATACGAAGACCAGAAAGCTAAAAAAGGACATAAAACTAGTGGGGATTTGAACAAAGAGAGACGACGAATCCCTCACCATTCTAGTAGTTTTGAGGATGCAGCCAAAGAATCAGAAGGCGTGTATAAGgcagaagaagatgaagatgtTGTGATGGCTGGGGGTCTTCGCCGCTTTAAGACAATTGAGTTAAATAATACTAACAGTTATAACCGAGACATGGAACTCAGCGCTGAGCATGACCTACGAGAACCAGAACTAGAGATGGAGAGTCTGACGGGTTCTCCAGAGGAGCGGTCCAAAGGAGAATATTCATCCACTCTACCTGCTACCACTCCTAGTTACACTTCAGGAACATCACCCACATCAGTGTCTTCCATGGAGGATGACAGTGACAGCAGCCCCAGTCGAAGAGCAAAGCTAGAGGAAGCTAAACAACAAAGGAAAGCCAGACATCGCTCACATGGGCCATTGCTGCCCACAATTGAGGACTCATCTGAGGAGGATGAGctcagagaagaagaagagcttcTAAGAGAACAGGAACAGATGAGAGATCTTGAACAACAGAGGATTCGAAGTACTGCTCGAAAAACAAAGAGAGATAAGGAGGAACTACGAGCACAGAGACGCCGGGAAAGATCTAAAACTCCCCCCAGTAATCTCTCTCCCATTGAAGATGCATCACCAactgaggagctgagacagGCTGCAGAGATGGAAGAGCTCCACAGGTCATCATGTTCCGAATACTCACCCTCAATGGACTCTGAAGCCGAAGGCTTTGAGATAATAGCAGGAAAGCTCTACAAATCAGGGAATGAATATAACCTTCCAACTTTTACATCACTCTACTCTCCAACAGAGAAGACACCATCTATGTCTTCAGCTGATAAAACACTAAAAAGCGCAGAGGAAGTATATGAGGAGATGATGAAGAAAGCCCAGCTTCTTCAGAAACAAGGAAAAAATGTTATGCAGCAGAAACATTCTCTTACTGATAATTCAAACCTTGAAACAGGTTCTGCCTTAACCCCTGGTTCCAGCCCAACCCAGATTTCTGCACCTATGTCCTTCTCCACAACTGGAAATGACCCACGAATTCCAGGAATCCACGCAGCACAGCATCTTTCAAAAGAAACTCAAAATAGGATGGTGTCACAGAGTGCCAAAATTGAAGGTGTTGTTGGAGGAGTTACTACAACCAAAATTCAAGTCAGTCACACTGCTACAACTCGTGCAGGGTCCCAACGGCCAGCACAAACATCACCCGACCCTGCTACATCCTCGCTAACCTACAAAGTCTTTTCGCTTTTCAAAGGGCCCAGCCCACAAGCCTCACCCACCACTTCTCCTGTACAAAGCCCAACACATACACCCACCGTGCGTCCCACAGGAAGTGGTGGCAGGCAGTTGCCTACACTGCCTGGTGGGGCATCATCAACTGTAGCTTCCCATGGAGCCCAAAGGTCTATTTCACCACGTCTCGTACGGCAGCAGTCTTCTCAAGATTCACCAGTAATGGTAAAAACACCCGGGTCTGGAGCACCTAATCCTGCCAAGCCTGTAACTGTAAATTCATCCACTTCCCCTTTATCATCCCCAACACAGGTTAGCTATAAAACCCTGTATAGCTCCCAACATCCATCCGCATGTTCTCCAACATCACCAGAAATGCAATTGCCCCAGCAGTCCCCAAAACATTCTTCACAGATGGCTCAAATTGCCAGTAGCACACAGAGTCGTGGATCACTTTCTATGGAGAATATATCTCTTtgtaaaatttcaaatattCCAGGCACTTCAATGGTCATGGAGCAGAGCCACACTCATCCAACCAATATTGTGGATCTTAGAGCTCCAATTAAATCTGCCCCAATTATAATGACAGAACAAGGCATGGATCTAACATCGTTAGCCTCAGACTCAAGAAGGTACTCTTTGGGAGCAGAACAGCCATCTCTTAGGCACACAGCAGTGCAACCTCTAATCATGAACCTGAATGCACAAGAGCAACCACATGTATCTGTGTCAACACCAACAACAGTAAGTGTGACAGTTGCaggttcaatgtttttgtctcaaCCCAAACAACCAGTTGTCTATGGAGATCCTTTGCAAAACCGTGTAGATTTGGGGCAGGGAGTGGGATTAGCTGTGTGTTTATCCCAGAGTAAGACACCAGTTTCAGATCCATCTATTCCTAAAATTGACGCCTGCCTTGAGAACCTAGGTATACAACAGCAACAGCTGCagttacaacaacaaaagctcCTGCAACAGCAACAACTTCTTGAGCAGCAGCTCCAGCAGCATCAACAGCATTCTTCTTTTGCTCGTTACAATTTAGCTAATCAAATCCCTCCACTTGTAAAGAAAAAGGATCTTGTAGTTAGTCAGGCAACAAGTTCCCAGCCAGTGGTTACGGCAAGAGTAGCTCCATTGGCTTCCCAGTCTGTTTGTAATCCCCCCCATGAAATCTATGGTGGGGTTGCTCTCGAGCTACAAAATAAGCCAACAGTAATGAACCTCTCCACAGGCAAGCCACATGTTATGATGGTTCAGCTTGATGAGAGTAAAACATCACAGGCTGAAGCAGTGACTCAGTTACTAAAGAAAGACGATCCTCCTCCCACTCCTCAAATCTTGGATTTGACTGGGCAGATTAAACCAGAAAACCAAGTTGCTTGTTGCGATGTTGTATACAATTTGCCATTTGCTGGTTCCTGTGCAGGGTCATTCAATCAGAAGCCCGCAGCAGtatcaccagaaaaaaaaactacctctGAGACCGCAAAACCACCACCTCCTCCCCATCCTCAGCATTACAATATCAGTCAACAGCAACAATCTCAGGCTACACAGGCTGTAACAGAGGAACATAAACCATACCAAACACCTATAGTTCCGTCTGGAAGAATCCAGCCCTCCATGTCTGATACTAATCTGCCTGCTATGACTGATGTTGGTCACTACCAGAGGACTATTAAGGGTGGTATGGCAGTAGATCTTAGTAACACGAATCAGACTTATGATAGTGGGTATCTCGGCATGGGAGCTCAGTATGGCTCATACACAGACTTGCGTCACCAAGGAGACATTGTAGGCCCCACATTACCCATCCGGCGTTATGGCTCAATGTCAAATATCAATTCTGATTATGGCTATGGGTCAAAGGAGTTAACAGGACCACAGGACTCCAATCTAGCTCAATTCAGTGCAACGACTGCGAGAGAGATTGGTCAGATGTGCGCTGCTCTTAACACAATAGATCAGTTTGCAACACGGTATGGAAATAATCCTGAACTGATCCCTTATGGGGTGGGAAGAGGGGCACATTTAGGTAGGCTAAATCTCCATCAAAGTTTAGCATCAATAAGAGCAAGCCTGATGTATGGCCCAGATGGAAGAGCCTTATCAAATGGTCAAACCCTAACAAGCCTAATAAATGCAAGACAAGCAAGTATACGCGCCTTGTATCCTGCAGCTTTGAGAGGAGGTGATGGCATGATATATTCTACCATAAACACTCCTATAGCCTCTACCTTGCCAATTACTACCCAGCCAGGTCCTGTTCTGCACCCAATGCCTAGAGGCATTTACAGACCTTACCCTACAGGTGTAACCGCTGTACCATTAGCTAGTCTTACCAGGCTGCCTCAAGTGAGTCCCAGAATGCCAATGGCCACACAAGGAACATGTTCATATCCTCCAAACCAGTACTCTGCTTCAGCCACAACCTCTGGCACCTCACAACATGAAACTCCCATGTATCTTGGAAAGCCTTCAACTGCAGCTCCAATCATTCCACCAACTCAAGCCAgcgcaaaacaaaatgcatcagGACCTTGTATGCAAACCAGTACAGTTCAACGGACCGATGAGACTCAACATACCTCACAGATGATGTCCATCTCTCAAGGTCAAGGACACCCTCCAACTGTTAAGCCAGCACAAGTCCAGATGCAGCCACAGCAGCTACCTGCTCAAACAGAACCTTTATCATTAATCCAAACCCATCCTCAAGCGCAATCCATCAGTCGACCCCAACCCTCGGTTTTGACACATGGTATCATCACACCCAGTGTTACTGCCCCAACTTCAAATGTATCTCCTCCTATAGATCCTCAGAAAGGCAAGGAAGATGAGAAGCTTAGTCAGCAACAAGAGCACATGCTGCAGCTAGAGCGAGAGCGTGTTGAATTGGAAAAACTGAGGCAGCTGCGCCTTCATGAGGAGCTCGAACGAGATCGTATGGAGCTTCAACGACACAGAGAAAAAGAACAACTAATTGTTCAGCGTGAAATTCAAGAATTGCAGACCATCAAGCAACAGGTCCTACAACAACAGCAAGCAGAGCGTGAAACTCAGCTTATTATGCAAAGAGAGCAACTGGCCCAACAGAGAATGCAGCTTGAACAAATTCAGTCACTGCAGCAGCAACTCCAACTGCAGTTGGAGGAgcagaaaagacaaaagaccGCAGCAGTGGAGACAGCTGCAGCTGTTGCAGCAGCGGAAGCAGCCGCGGCATCGGCAGCTGCTGCAGCGACATCCGCCCAGGGTGCTATACAAGGGGTGGTGGTCGGAGGAGGGCCTCCTCAAAGCTTCCTTATTTGTGATCAGAGTGGAAGGGTTATTCAGCAAGATGGACAAACTGTTAAATTCTGGCAAGATGGACAAGTGGTCCAAGCTGTGGTGGCAGCTAGACCTATTCATAGTTCTGTGTCCGAAATgtctttgagaaccactgacaaACGGGCTGAGTCCAAGATTATGAAGAAGCAAAATTCTATGCCCCGTCTTAGAGACAGCACAGAGGATGATTCTGTGAAGATAGCAGACAGTTGCGTGCAAACAGATGACGAAGATGGAGAGGACCGCTTCATAAACCGCCGCAGAAGAACAAGACGCATTGCAGATTCCAGTGTTCAGACGGATGAAGAGGATCAGGCAGACTGGGACCAGCAGCCAGTAAGGCGCCGCCGCTCACGTATATCGAAGCACTCAGAATCCAGTGCTGAAATTAAATCAGACGGGTCATCGAGAGCGATATCTGCAAGTATAGCTATTCAAACCTCTAATGACTCCTCCTGCCAGACAGAATCTGACCAACTAGGTAGGGTTTCGCCAGCGATTCATATCACTATGGCAGAAAGCTCAAAGGTTGACCTGTTACATTATATAGCAGCCCCTGAGAGGACCCACAAGGGAGAAAGTCTAGCTTGTCAGACTGAACCAGAGTCACAGTCTCAAGGTGTGGTTGCTCCTCAACTCAGTGTCCCTACAACAATTAGTCCGTATTCTACAAGTCTGCACATAGTTGGTGCAAATACCTCAGACCCAAACTCCCCGAAACTTCAAGGAGTTGCTAAATTTGAGAGACGGAAACCCGACCCTCTGGAAATTGGTTATCAGCAGCAACCAAATGAATCTCCTCGCCAGCCCCCCAAGTCCCCTCAGGTTTTGTACTCCCCAGTGTCTCCATTGTCTCCTCATCGTATGTTGGAGACAACATTTGCCTCACAAGAAAAACTTAACAAAGCCCATGTGACACCCCAGCTAAAGGCCTTCACTGCTGAATCAACGCAACGCCACCAGTCTCTACCAAGACCCATAAAAAGTGTGCAGCGCTCCATGTCTGATCCAAAGCCTCTCAGCCCCACATCagaggaccctgccaagagcAGATTCTCTCCATATCATCAGCAAGCTGTGCCCAACAGTCAG ATGGCCTccctgcagcagcagcagcagaacgCTGTGATGAGGAAGGTAAAGAGGACTCTCCCCAGCCCCCCTCCAGAAGAGACTCCACTCCCCATAGTTACTCCAGCACAAATGTACAGTTCTCCTGGCATGCCTCAGAGGGTTTTGCCAAGACCTGCACAAGGAGTCACCAAGGCAGGCTTGCTGAGTGAACTCAAAGCTGTGGAACAAGAGTCGTCAAAGCTCCGTAAGCAGCAAGCCGAActggaggaagaagagaaagagattGATGCCAAATTACGTTACTTGGAACTAGGTATTACTCAACGTAAGGAGACCATGGTGAAGGAGCGGGAGAGGAGAGAGTTGGCTTACTTGCGCTGTATGGGTGATGCTCGGGACTACATGTCAGACAGCGAGCTCAATAACCTCAGGATGGGAACTGCAGCAGCAACCTTTGATGCTAATGGTTTGCTGACAAGGCCCAGCACTGCACCATTGAGTCAGTTTACTAATGATCTTAATACAACCTCCCAGTATTCCTCAACCTCCTCCTATATGTCTTATCCTTACACTCAAAATCAACCATCGACACAACAGCCGGGCTCCTCTTACCATCAGATTGGTTTCCAACCTCCTCAGTACCCTTCATCCTCTGCTCCCCAGCCAGGGACATTCCAGCCCCACCCCCCTCCAGGCCCTGGCTACCAGAACCAGGGAACCTATTCCTCCCGTATGTATAGCCAACCCTTTTACCAAACAGATCTTGCCATGCATCAGCATAGTCACCAGGCCTTCCATCCACCGAGTCAGCCTATGCCAGGCCAAAGCCTTCCTTATCCCAGCCACAGCTCCTACCAACCTGGACTGTCTTACCCGACCCAGGCAGATATACTCACAGTACACCAAAGACCAAGGCAAACCTCTTTGGCTGACCTTGAGCAGAAACTTCCGACCAACTATGAGGTCATCAGCAACCCAGCAGTCTCGGTGGCCACATCAGCTCCAGATACGACATATGGTTCTGCCTACAGCAATGCGTATGGACAATATCGCCCTTCTGAGCCTGGCCTTACTCACTCTGGTGAGAGCCCAACGTCTGCTTATGTTTCAGATGAACATTACACCTCTAACTTAGAGCAGAACATTCCAAGGAATTATGTCATGATTGATGACATCAGTGAGTTGACAAAAGACAACACTACTCAACCCACTGATGCCCTAGGTCATCCAGTAGGAGGGCGATATCGCAGCGAGAATGGTCCTGGACATGGAAGCACCTATGGTAGACCAGAAGATGAGCCAGTGGATGCATATGGAAGACCCACTGGCACAATGGGTTACCAGAGCACAGCGGACAGTCGCACTAGCACTACAGTTGGTGGAGGATCTTGTTATTATGATGACTACAAACACACATCACGAAGCAATGCCGGTAGCCACAAAGTCTCACCAAAAAATCTTGCTCCTGCCGTAGTCTCTTCCAAACGTAGTAAGCACAGAAAACAGGGAATGGAGCAGAAAATATCTAAATTTTCTCCTATTGAGGAAGCTCGAGATGCCGAGGCAGACCTGGCATCTTACACTATGACAACCTCAACAGGAGGCAGTTGTACTGTGGTGTCCAGGTCCAAGAAGCAGGATGAAATGGCTTATGGAATGAAGAGGAATGCATATGACCAGCAGAAGTATTATGGCACCAGTCGCGAGGGTCTCGAGGAAGAAGATCGTGTGTACGGCTCTGGTAGGTCCAGGTCTACCGGATATGGAATGGATAAGATATCCTCCCGGGATGCCTCAGGTCACAGAAGCAAATCCTATGAGAGGGATGCCATGGAGCGTTCTCAGAGAAGCAGTCGCACCGGGCGGCCACCCATACGCAATCAGAATTCAGAGGAAGAGAGTCCAATCAGTCCTGTCGATAAACCTGTAGGCATTGGACGGAGCTCTGCTGTGTCAAATGCCCATGATGTGAGGAACCAGTATGGGTCTAGTCATTCGCTTCCAGATGTGCAGGATCATCACAAGAAGGACCTTCCTAGGAGTCATGTGTACAAACCAGATGACCCTTACCTTGTAGACGACATGCACTGTGCGGTTTCTGACAGTGAAG CCTATCATTTGGGCCAAGAGGAGACTGATTGGTTTGAAAAGCCTCGGGAAGCCCGTTCAGAACGTTCAAGACATCAGAGAGGTGGAAGTCAGTCATCTACAGGTAGGCGCACAAAGCACACCTATCATGACTATGATGAGCCACCAGAGGAATACGGTCACCAGGATGACAACCATCAACGCCATTCCTCCTCGGCATCGTCACGGGACCAGCGCTATCATGGCAACAGCTCTGGGAGGCACAACTCTTCTCGACACGCCTCAGAAGATCCCAGGTCCTCCCGTTCTATCAGGACACACCCCAAAGACACATCAGGACGATCTGATGGCAGGGGCACTTCTTCTGCCCAGAGGAGGGGCGGCCCAGACTCCCGTTCTGCCCAAGGAAGCCCCCGGAACTCAGGAGACTTCTCCCGTGACTCGGCTGCCAGTCATCAACACGGCACTGGGGGGCGGAGCCAGAGACAACCAGGAGAGCGCACAAGAAGGCAGGATCCCTCGGCTGCAGGCTCAAAGATGCAGCAGCAGGGCCACTCTGGACAACAGCGGTCAAGTGGTCAAAGCCAGTCGGGGAGACATCCAGGCTCTGAAGCTCTTGATGGTACTCAACAAGCCCAGCAGCAGCAAAgtgtacaacaacaacagcaacagcaacagcagcCGCAGCAGCACAATCAACCCCCTCCTAGCAGCCAGCCAACAACTACTGCAGGAACTGGACCACCGCAGCAGCAGATGCCCAAAccaacacacgcacatacacaagGACGGCCACCAGGAGGAGGGTCTGCTGCTGGGCAGCCAGCAACTACAGCG